GCCTAGTGTCCTTCGCCGAGCAGCATGCCGGCGAGGACGAAGAGCAGCACGGCCAGGCAGATGACGCCGTATACCACGTCCCCCAGCCGCAGGTAGATGACCATGGCCGCCGCCACCCGAAGCAACGGCGTGCAGATGAGGGCGATGATCCCCGCGGTCACCAGGGTCGGGCCGATCGACACGGACAGCTGGAGGAGGGTGACCGCGAGGCCGGCGGAGATGAGCGCTGCGGCGACGGCGGTGCCGATTCGCAGCAGGTGGGCGACGGCCAGCTCGACGCGTTCGACATCCCGGGAGACCTCGTGCTGCCGGGTCTGCAGGCTGTCCACCTAGTAGGTCACCCCTTTCCAGGCCATCTGAACGGCCACGTACACCAGCAGCGGGACAAAGAGGAGGCGGAGGGTGGATCCCTTCATCCTGACCATCAGCCGGGAGCCCAGGAGCGCCCCGCACAGCACCCCCAGGGCCACGGGGCCGGCCACCAGCGGCTGCACGTCGCCCCGCACGAAGTAGACCGCTGCGGAGGCGGCGGCCGTGACGCCGATCATGAAGTTGGACGTGGCCGTCGACACCTTGATCGGCAGCTTCATGACGATGTCCATCGCGGGCACCTTGAACGTGCCGCCCCCGACGCCCAGCAGGCCCGCGAACGCGCCCGAGACGTACATGAGGAGGAGGCCAGGAAGAGCGCCCGTGGCGCGGTAGGAGATGGTCCGGCCCAGCGCCTTGTCGTAGTACGCGCCGCGCAGCTGCAGCCGCTCCGACAGCCGGTCCGGGACCACGTCCTCCCGCAGCTCGGACTTCCGGGCCCGGAACATGGAGAAGGCCGAGTAGGCCATGAGGGCGGCGAAGAGGAGGAAAAGGAACCGCGCCGGCACGTACCCGGCGATGAAGGCCCCGGACAGCGCGCCGAGGGTGGAGCCGATCTCCAGGAACATGGCGATGCGGGTGTTGGTGATGTGGTCGCGCAGGTAGGCGACGGCGGCCCCGGTGGAGGTGGCGATGATGGCCACGGCGCTGGCGGCCACCGCGGTGCGGAAATCGTACCCGAAGAACAGCGTCAGGGCCGGGACGATGATGATGCCGCCGCCCAGCCCCAGCATGGAGCCCACCAGCCCGGCGAGCACCGACGTCAGCAGAATGGCGAGCGTGAGCGCAACGGGGGTCATGGTCATCTCCCTTGCCGGCGGGTTTTGACAAGCTACCGTTACTATACACCCTCGGCTCTTTCGGGGAAAGCCATCCGCACCGCCCGGCCGGCGGCGGTCGTCTCAACGGTTGGGGAGGGACTCTTGCGATTCGCGGCGAGATGGCATATAGTTGAGCCACGGTGGATCAGACGTGGTAAACTAGACGTTACGGGAGCAAAGGAGGGAATTCCCTGTGAACATCACCCTGACGGAGAAGGCTTCCAACCGGCTGAAGGAGATCATCAAGTCCAAGGGTGAGAACCTGGCCCTGCGCGTGCTGGTGCGTCCCGGCGGTTGCTCGGGCTTTGAATACGGCATGGCTCTGGAGCGCAACCCGCGCCCGGACGACAACATCAGCGAGTTCGACGGCATCAAGGTGGTCATCGATCCGGCCAGCCTGCCGTACCTGGACGGCTCGACCATCGATTACGTGGACAGCCTGATGGGCGGCGGCTTCGCCATCAACAACCCGAACGCGGTGACCGGCTGCGCCTGCGGCCAGTCCTTCCGTACGGCCAACGCTGCCGGCGCCCCCAGGTCCTGCGGCAGCGGCGGCTGCGCACACTAGAACGGCACGACTTCGGGCCGGCGGAACACCCGCCGGCCCGGTTTCGGTGTGCCCGGCATGGGCGCTGACTTGGCGGTGAAAGTCCGCTACGGGCGAGGCAGCACCAGCCCGTTAGCCAAAGGCAAGGGTGTCTGTCGTGAGGCGGAATCTGAAGGAAGCCCGAGGCAAAGCCACGACCCGAGGAACACGAACCCCATAGGAGGCTGTGCCGCTCGGGTGAGCTGGCCGAACACAGCAAAACCCGAAGCTGCCAAAGGGCGGTGCGGTAGATGGGGCGGGTGCGGGGTGAAGGTCAGCGTCCTTACCCGGGGAGGTCTGCCGGGAACGCCAGCAACGCTGGTAACCTGCGTCGGGAGACGCAGCTGAACCGGCAGAAGTCAGCAAAGGCCATAGTACCGGCAGGGGGACGCCCCAACCGGGAAGGGCCGAACGTCAGGAAAGGGGTGAACCCGTTGCGTTCGAGCAGCCCGCGACAAACGCAGAAGACCCCGAACGGGACCTGCTCGCCGGAAGTAGCGGTGAAGCCGCAAGGGACGGCGAGAGGGCGGAGTGGGCAGCCGGCACAAGACGGAACGTCACCCCGCGGGGAGCACAGCAACCTGATGGAGCAGGTGGTGGCCAGGGAGAACATGCTGGCCGCCCTGAAACGGGTGGAGCGGAACGGAGGCGCTCCCGGCGTGGACGGTGTCCCCACCGAACGGCTGCGGGACCAGATTCGCGTGGAGTGGAGCCGCATCCGTGAGGAACTGCTCCAGGGGACCTACAGACCGCAGCCAGTCCGCCGGGTCGAAATCCCGAAACCGGGCGGCGGCAAGCGGATGCTGGGGATTCCCACCGTGATGGACCGCCTGATCCAACAGGCACTCCTGCAAGTACTGACGCCGATCTTTGACCCGACATTCTCCGAATCCAGCTACGGCTTTCGGCCGGGGCGGCGGGGTCATGATGCGGTCAGGAAGGCACGTCAGTACGTGGAGGAAGGGTACGACTGGGTCGTGGACATGGACCTGGAGAAGTTCTTCGACCGGGTCAACCACGACGTGCTGATGGCCCGCGTGGCGCGGCGGGTAACGGATAAGCGTGTGCTGCGGCTGATCCGGCGGTACTTACAGGCCGGGGTCATGCTGAACGGGGTGGTCGTGGCGACGGAGGAAGGGACGCCGCAGGGCGGTCCGCTGAGTCCGCTGCTGGCGAACATCCTGCTGGATGACCTCGACAAGGAGCTGGAGCGCCGTGGCCACCACTTTGTCCGGTACGCCGATGACTGCAACATCTACGTCCGCAGCAAGCGGGCGGGAGAACGGGTCTACAGGAGCGTGCGCCACTTCCTGCAGGAGCGGTTACGGCTGAAGGTCAACGAGGAGAAGAGCGCAGTGGACCGGCCGTGGAAGCGGCAGTTCCTCGGGTTTAGCTTCTACAAGCACCGGGGAGTGCGCATCCGGCTGGCCCCGAAGAGCCTGAAACGCGTGAAGGACAAGCTCCGCACGCTGACGGACCGCAACCGCAGCCAGAGCATGGAGGACCGAATCCGGTGCCTGAATGCCTACTTGCGGGGCTGGGTTGGGTACTATGCGCTCTCCGATGCCAGGTCAGCCTTTGAAAGACTCGAAGGATGGCTGAAGCGTCGGCTGCGAGCATGCGTATGGAGGCAGTGGAAGCGTGTACGCACGCGCTTTCGGGAGTTGCGCGCCCTCGGTTTGCCCGAATGGGTAGTCTACCAACTCGCCAACAGCCGCAAAGGCCCGTGGCGGATGGCAGGTGGCCCACTAAACAGCGCCCTGGGCGACGCCTACTGGCGTGCCCAGGGGCTGATAAGCCTGACCGAATGCTATGAAGCGACTCGTCAATCCTGGCGAACCGCCGGATGCGGACTCGCATGTCCGGTGGTGTGAGAGGACGGGGGCTAGCCGCCCCCTCCTACTCGATTACACCGCATCGGGCTTCTCCGGGTGGACGCCGGCCGGCGGCGCCCGAAGCTCATGCCCGCAGGTAGCGCATGCCCTCCTTTCGCAGCCGCCCCTCGCGGCAGAGATAGACCAGGTGCGCCAGCGTCTCCGCCATGGCGAAGCGGACCTGGTGCAGCGTCAGGCCGTCCACCGGGAAGATCCGCCGACAGATCTCCCACGCCGTGGCGCCGCCCGGGGAGGCTGCGGCCGCGTCCGTCACCCTGGCCAGCCTTTCGGCGTGGTGGGCCAGGATCTCCCGGGCACGCCCGGCCACGTCGCGGATCAGGGCCCGGTGGCCCGGCAGCGCAAGTCGGGCGCCCAGGGCGGCCACCCGCCGGAGCGACGCCAGGTAGTCGGCCAGCGGGTTCGGGCGGCTGCCGGGCCACACCGACACGTTGGGTGTGATGCCGCTGAGCAGCATATCGTTGGCCAGCAGGATCGAACGCCGCGCGTCCCAGAAGACCGCCAGCCCGTCGGAGTGGCCCGGCGTCCAGATCACCTCATAGGTGCCGTCGCCCATGGCGATCCGGCTGTCGATTGCCAGCGGCCGTAGCTCCGGGAGCGGTCGGACCCGCTCCACCTGCTGGAGGTGGTGCCGGCGGAGGGCGCTCGCAGTGGCCTCGTCCATCCCTTCCCCGAGGAAGAGCGCCTGGAGCCGCTCCGCCATGGCCCCGGTCCCGTCCGCCCAGAACCGGTGGAACTGCTCCATCTCGGTCTCCGGCAGGAAGGCCGGGGCGCCGGTGAGCTGCTGCAGCCAGCCGGCCGCGCCCACGTGATCCGGGTGGTAGTGAGTCAGCACGATCTGCTTGATGTCCTGCGCGCGAATGGCCAGGTGCGCAAGGGCGCGGGGCCAGGCGGCCTCGGCCAGGCTGTCGTGGAAGCCGGTGTCGACCAGGGTCCAACCCGAGGGTCCTCGCAACAGGTAGCAGTTGACGTACCGCAGGGGAATCGGGATGGGGATGGGCACCAGGAAGATGCCGGGGCTCACCTCGGCGGGCGGCTGGTAGGGCGGGGGCTCCGCACGCACGGTCTCGGCCTCCTCCTCTCGCGGATCCGGCAGGCGACGGTGGACCCAGGGAGAATAGAGTCACGTCAAGGTTGTGTCCTTTTCGACGATACACCGCGCCGGAGCGATATCGCCCGGCCCGGCGCGGCCGGTGGGAGCGGCGGCTTCGCAGTGGGAGGTGTACCCGTGGTGAACCGCAGGGCGCGGGCGCTGCTGTTGGCGATGGTGGGCGTCGGCGGGGCGGCACTGGTCTGGCTGGTGTGGGCCCGACCGCCCCGGGCGGAGATGTGGGCGGCCGCGGTGGTCGTCCTGCAGCTGGTCCTGGCCGCCTGGCTCCTGACCAGGCAGGACGACGAGGAGTCCATCTCGCCGGCCGTCCTCGAGTCCATCACCAGCTTCGACACCTCGCTGCGGATCGGCGAGGAGACGATGCCGTACCTGAAGCAGGGGCTCAACTTCGAGTCGGCGCAGAAGATCTGCGAGATCATCCGGCAGATCACCGAGATGGACGCCGTGGCGATCACCGACGACAAGGTGATCCTCGGCTTCTCGGGCGTGGGCTGCCGGCGGCACCGGCAGGGGGGGCCGATCCTCACCGGGGCCACCCGCCACGTGCTGGAGACAGGCGAGGCGCGCGTGGTGAACGACCCGCGGGTGCTTTCCTGCGACGAGCCGGGCTGCCCGCACCCCCTGAAAGCGGCGGTGATCACGCCCCTGAAGTTCCGGGGGAAGGTGGTCGGCACGTTCAAGCTGTACCGGGCCTCCAACGCGCCCGTGCCTACCTACGTGGTGCGGCTGGCCGCGGGCATTGCGGCGCTGCTGGGCATCCAGATGGAGCTGGCCGAGTCGGAACGGCAGCGGCAGTTGGTGGTCCGGGCCCGGCTGGAGGCGCTGCAGGCGCAGATCCGGCCGCATTTCCTGTTCAACGTGCTGAACACCATCATCATGTTCTCGCGCACCGACCCCGAGCGCTCCCGTGAGCTTCTGGTGAGCCTCGCCCAGTTCTTCCGGCGGTCGCTGACCACCCGGGGCAACATGAACACCTTCCAGGACGAGCTGGAGTACATCCATATCTACCTCTCCCTGGAGCAGGCCCGCTTCGGCGAGAAGCTCCGGGTGAAGATGAAGGTGGACCCCCGGGTCACAGGCGCCATGGTCCCCGTGCTGACCCTGCAGCCGCTGGTGGAGAACGCCGTGGTCCACGGCCTGGCGCCCAAGGAGGACACCGGCGTGGTGGGCATCCGGGCGCGACAGGTGGGCAGCCACCTGCATATCCTGATCGCCGACAACGGTGTCGGCATGGACCGGGAGACGCAGCGCCGGGTCTTCGAGGAAGGGTACGGCAACAACATGGGGCTGGGCCTCACCAATGTCAACGAGCGGCTGATCTCGCTCTACGGCCCGCAGTACCGGCTGCGCATCCGCAGCACCCCCGGCCGGGGCACGGCGATCCGGCTGCGCATCCCCCTGCAGCATGCAGCTCAGGGCGATTGAGCTGCGTTTCACGTGACAACTCTTGGCGATCCCCGGACCGTCGTCTACAATGGGTAGGCAAAAGTTCCAGCTGAGAAGGAGCGTAGGTTGCCAATGGTGCTGAGGGCCCTGATCGTTGACGATGAATACCCGGCCCGGATGGAGCTGCGGTATCAGCTCAGCCAGTTCCCCGACGTCGAGGTCATCGGAGAGGCGACCAACGCTCGCGAGGCTATGGCCCTGATCAACGCGCTGGACTACGACGTCATCTTTCTCGACGTGCAGATGCCGGGGATGACGGGCATCGAGCTGGCCAAGAGCCTGAAGGGCCGCCCGGTCATGCCCAAGGTCGTCTTCGTCACCGCTTACGAGAACTACGCCGTGTCGGCCTTCGAGATCCCGGCGACGGACTACCTGCTGAAGCCGATCGAGGCCGAACGGCTGGGCGAGACGATCCAGCGGCTGCGGGAGGCGAAGGAGGCCGCGGCGGGAGAGGCCCGGCCGGAGGCGTCTGAGGGCGCAGAGCGGCCTGCGGGCGCGTCCAAGCCGCAGCTGACCTTCCTCATGTGCGAGAAGGATGACAAGCAGATCCCGCTCCCGCTGAACGAGATCGTCTACATCTTCTCCGAGGGGTACAACGTATACGTCCAGACCTATTCGGAGCGATACCTCACGCGCCACACGCTGCAGGAGCTCACCGAGCGGCTGCCGTCCTCGCAGTTCTTCCGCAGCCACCGCTCCTACCTCGTGAACATCTATCAGGTGAAGGAGATCAGCCCGTACTTTAATGGTGCGTACATCTTGAAGCTGAAGGATAAGGAGCACTCCGAGGTCATCGTGAGCCGGTCCAATGTGAAGCGCATGAAGCAGCTCTTCTCGATGGGATGAACGGGCGCATGCGGCTGTTCGGCTTCTTGGCCGCTCTGACCAGCAGGAGGAACGCGATGTTTGGCGAAGAAATGGATGCCAAGGTCGCGGAGAGGAGGAATGGTCGTGGCCTATTTTGAGCGCCTCACGCCAACCCGCTGGCCGGCTGACGCGCATATCCAGACGCCCTGTGATCCACTGGTTGCGGCGGCGGAGTTCAGCTATTCCAACCCTGGATTCGCCGGGCTGCTCGAGGTGAGCGTACAGGGGCTGGTCGGGGGGCGTCCGGTGCTCAAACCCGTGCTGGTTCAGGTCGATGGACCCGGCCGGTGCAGGTTGGCCCCTCCGGACTCTCGCCTCGCCGTTCCCACCCGCGAGCTGGTCTGAATGGAGAAATGCCGAACAGAAGCCGCCCTCCGGCGCTGCGGAGGGCGGTCGTTTTTCGCGCTCATCGGAGGAGCCAGGACTGGTCTGCCAGGACGAAGCCGTGGTCCATCAGACTGTACGCCTCGGCGTAGAGCGCGCTGCGGCTCTCGCCGCCCAGCAGGACCAGCATCACCTCGCGGCCGTCCCGCCACGCCGAGGCCACCAGGGTGTACCCGGCCTTCTCCGTCCACCCGTTCTTGACCCCTGTGGCGCCGGGGTAACGGAGCACGAAGAGGTTGCTGTTGGTCAGCTGCCGGTTGCCCCACAGCCCGGGGATCGTCGCCTGCGGCAGGTACATGTACGAGCGGAACAGCGGGTTGCGCAGGGAGGCCAGGGAGATGCGGGCCAGATCCTCCGCCGTGGAGTAGGGGTTTACGTCGTCGTCGAGCCCGGAGGCCGTGACGAAATACGTGTTCTGCGCGCCCAGTTCCGCGGCCCGCAGGTTCATGCGCCGGGCGAAGGCCTCCTCGCTGCCGGCCAGGTGCTCGGCGATGGCGACGGCGGCGTCGTTGCCGGAGACCAGCATCAGCCCGTACAGCAGCTCCCGCAGCGTGCGCTGCTCGCCGGCGCGCAGGTACACGCTGGTGCCCGGCTGGCTGGCGGCGTTGGCGCTCACCGTGACCACCGCGTCGGGATGGCCCTGCTCCACCGCCAGGAGCGCCGTCATGATCTTGGTGGTCGAGGCGATCGCCCGGGGGGCGCGGGCGTTGTACTCGCTGAGCACCGCTCCCGTGGCCACATCCACCAGGATGTACGCCTGCGCCGCGATGTCGGGGATGCAGGTGGTGCCCCCGGCCGGGCCGAGGGTCACGGTGCGGGTGGCGTCAGACCAGGAGAGGGTCACCCCCAGGTGGTCCGCCAGGTCGCGCGCGGGGATCAGCGGCCGGCCGCCGACCAGCAGGGGGGCGGCGGAGAGCGCGACCGCCTGACCGTTCAGGGTCGCGGTCGCCGAGTCGGGCGTGATCAGAAGCTGCCGGCCGCCCAGCTCCGCGGCGATGGCCGTGCCGTCACCGGCCCGGCGGACCGAACCGCCCAGCGCCTCAACCGCCTCCACCAGCGGGACGTACGTCAGGTTGTTCACCAGCGGCACGGCCCCGATGCACTGTCCGCCGGCCTGGAGGTAGGCCCGCTGCTCCAGGAGCGCGAGCAGCGGCTGCACCACCGGCTCGCTCCCCACGGTGCGTGTGTAGCGGTTCGCCACCCAGCCGAGTGTGCCGCCCGGGAGGGCGACCTGCGTCCACTCCGCCCCCGGCTGCTCGCTCACGATGTCCAGCCGGGTTCCCACCGGCACCGTCGTCAGGATGGGCGCGGTGGTGCTCGGTTCCGCCCGCACGTTCAGGGGCCCGTCGATGACCTCCAGCTGCCCGGGAGGTGCGGTGACCACCGTCACGGTGCGCGTGGCGCCGTCGTACCCGACCTCGGCTCCGAGCCCCTCGGAGAGGAAGCGGAGGGGGACGTAGGTGCGGTCGGCGATGATCTGCGCCGGGACGTCCAGCGGCACCTCACGGCCGTCCACCTGCGCGGTGTACTGGCCGATGCGGAGGGACACCGTGTGTTCGCCCATCCGGGCCGTGACCAGGTTGGGCGGCTCCCATCCGACCTCGGCGCCCAGCGATTCGAGGTAGGCCCTCATGGGGACCAGGACCCGGTTTTCCTGGAGGATGGGGGTCTGTGGCAGATA
The nucleotide sequence above comes from Symbiobacterium thermophilum IAM 14863. Encoded proteins:
- a CDS encoding sulfite exporter TauE/SafE family protein, which produces MTPVALTLAILLTSVLAGLVGSMLGLGGGIIIVPALTLFFGYDFRTAVAASAVAIIATSTGAAVAYLRDHITNTRIAMFLEIGSTLGALSGAFIAGYVPARFLFLLFAALMAYSAFSMFRARKSELREDVVPDRLSERLQLRGAYYDKALGRTISYRATGALPGLLLMYVSGAFAGLLGVGGGTFKVPAMDIVMKLPIKVSTATSNFMIGVTAAASAAVYFVRGDVQPLVAGPVALGVLCGALLGSRLMVRMKGSTLRLLFVPLLVYVAVQMAWKGVTY
- a CDS encoding HesB/IscA family protein, whose amino-acid sequence is MNITLTEKASNRLKEIIKSKGENLALRVLVRPGGCSGFEYGMALERNPRPDDNISEFDGIKVVIDPASLPYLDGSTIDYVDSLMGGGFAINNPNAVTGCACGQSFRTANAAGAPRSCGSGGCAH
- a CDS encoding histidine kinase; this encodes MVNRRARALLLAMVGVGGAALVWLVWARPPRAEMWAAAVVVLQLVLAAWLLTRQDDEESISPAVLESITSFDTSLRIGEETMPYLKQGLNFESAQKICEIIRQITEMDAVAITDDKVILGFSGVGCRRHRQGGPILTGATRHVLETGEARVVNDPRVLSCDEPGCPHPLKAAVITPLKFRGKVVGTFKLYRASNAPVPTYVVRLAAGIAALLGIQMELAESERQRQLVVRARLEALQAQIRPHFLFNVLNTIIMFSRTDPERSRELLVSLAQFFRRSLTTRGNMNTFQDELEYIHIYLSLEQARFGEKLRVKMKVDPRVTGAMVPVLTLQPLVENAVVHGLAPKEDTGVVGIRARQVGSHLHILIADNGVGMDRETQRRVFEEGYGNNMGLGLTNVNERLISLYGPQYRLRIRSTPGRGTAIRLRIPLQHAAQGD
- the ltrA gene encoding group II intron reverse transcriptase/maturase codes for the protein MEQVVARENMLAALKRVERNGGAPGVDGVPTERLRDQIRVEWSRIREELLQGTYRPQPVRRVEIPKPGGGKRMLGIPTVMDRLIQQALLQVLTPIFDPTFSESSYGFRPGRRGHDAVRKARQYVEEGYDWVVDMDLEKFFDRVNHDVLMARVARRVTDKRVLRLIRRYLQAGVMLNGVVVATEEGTPQGGPLSPLLANILLDDLDKELERRGHHFVRYADDCNIYVRSKRAGERVYRSVRHFLQERLRLKVNEEKSAVDRPWKRQFLGFSFYKHRGVRIRLAPKSLKRVKDKLRTLTDRNRSQSMEDRIRCLNAYLRGWVGYYALSDARSAFERLEGWLKRRLRACVWRQWKRVRTRFRELRALGLPEWVVYQLANSRKGPWRMAGGPLNSALGDAYWRAQGLISLTECYEATRQSWRTAGCGLACPVV
- a CDS encoding stalk domain-containing protein, translating into MAIRRKLAAALAATTLLVSGAPALAADVQPLSLYVNGRELYLPQTPILQENRVLVPMRAYLESLGAEVGWEPPNLVTARMGEHTVSLRIGQYTAQVDGREVPLDVPAQIIADRTYVPLRFLSEGLGAEVGYDGATRTVTVVTAPPGQLEVIDGPLNVRAEPSTTAPILTTVPVGTRLDIVSEQPGAEWTQVALPGGTLGWVANRYTRTVGSEPVVQPLLALLEQRAYLQAGGQCIGAVPLVNNLTYVPLVEAVEALGGSVRRAGDGTAIAAELGGRQLLITPDSATATLNGQAVALSAAPLLVGGRPLIPARDLADHLGVTLSWSDATRTVTLGPAGGTTCIPDIAAQAYILVDVATGAVLSEYNARAPRAIASTTKIMTALLAVEQGHPDAVVTVSANAASQPGTSVYLRAGEQRTLRELLYGLMLVSGNDAAVAIAEHLAGSEEAFARRMNLRAAELGAQNTYFVTASGLDDDVNPYSTAEDLARISLASLRNPLFRSYMYLPQATIPGLWGNRQLTNSNLFVLRYPGATGVKNGWTEKAGYTLVASAWRDGREVMLVLLGGESRSALYAEAYSLMDHGFVLADQSWLLR
- a CDS encoding LytR/AlgR family response regulator transcription factor encodes the protein MVLRALIVDDEYPARMELRYQLSQFPDVEVIGEATNAREAMALINALDYDVIFLDVQMPGMTGIELAKSLKGRPVMPKVVFVTAYENYAVSAFEIPATDYLLKPIEAERLGETIQRLREAKEAAAGEARPEASEGAERPAGASKPQLTFLMCEKDDKQIPLPLNEIVYIFSEGYNVYVQTYSERYLTRHTLQELTERLPSSQFFRSHRSYLVNIYQVKEISPYFNGAYILKLKDKEHSEVIVSRSNVKRMKQLFSMG
- a CDS encoding DUF1634 domain-containing protein, producing MDSLQTRQHEVSRDVERVELAVAHLLRIGTAVAAALISAGLAVTLLQLSVSIGPTLVTAGIIALICTPLLRVAAAMVIYLRLGDVVYGVICLAVLLFVLAGMLLGEGH
- a CDS encoding MBL fold metallo-hydrolase, encoding MRAEPPPYQPPAEVSPGIFLVPIPIPIPLRYVNCYLLRGPSGWTLVDTGFHDSLAEAAWPRALAHLAIRAQDIKQIVLTHYHPDHVGAAGWLQQLTGAPAFLPETEMEQFHRFWADGTGAMAERLQALFLGEGMDEATASALRRHHLQQVERVRPLPELRPLAIDSRIAMGDGTYEVIWTPGHSDGLAVFWDARRSILLANDMLLSGITPNVSVWPGSRPNPLADYLASLRRVAALGARLALPGHRALIRDVAGRAREILAHHAERLARVTDAAAASPGGATAWEICRRIFPVDGLTLHQVRFAMAETLAHLVYLCREGRLRKEGMRYLRA